The nucleotide sequence CAAGGAAACTATACTTTAAAGCAAATATACTCGTTATAATCCATGTGGGTTCCACTGTAACTGTATGATTGTGTTATTAAATCCAAACAGAAAGCAGAGTCACTTGACCTACACACATGAAGCAATCATATTAATTAAGAACCACACGGCTGTGAGATCATTGAACTTGAAGGCCTCCTGAGTCATCCCTAATTTTGTCTGTATCGTCTCAGATGTTTAATGTTTGCGTTAGCTAGGAGGTGATCGAGTTGGGTTTTATACCTGGAAAGTGATTAAATTAAGCTACTAGGCAACGTTACCTCGTCTCTGTTCTGCAAACATGCCTCCTGGCAGACAACCATCAAGAAGCAGTTCATATAAAAACAGGCACATGGTAACTTCTTGGGTGGTCATTGGTGGGAGTACGAAGGGTGATTTGAGTAAAGATAAAACTTTGATTAACAGGGAGTTCAAAAGTTCATTGACAGAAGTATTAATAGTCAGCAAGATGATGTAGGTAACCTAAAGGTAAGTTCAGCCATCTAAAATTGGAGATTGGAAACATACTGGAATGAAAAATGGCAGAACAAGGAATATCTTATGGCTAAAGCCGGCAGCAGAGACCAACCAAACccatcattttcatagaaaTGAATTacacaatatataaaattggACCCATCAGTCATTATTCAACATGGCTTTGTCCTCAAAAAAACCAGAGATGAAAACCAACATTCAAAAAAATAGAACCTTGAGACAATTTAGATCCTATCAACTAAATAGGGTAAAAAGGGAAGGAAATGTACAGAAGAACAAATGAACTGGGATGGCCTGTGCAAAGAATGCTTGACTACGCTTTCGAGTGGAGGACAATAAAACTACAATAACATAATAGATCAGTAGTTGAGTAATGAGTACTTTATGCGTAATACAATCTTTCCCTTGTCCACCCCCAGCTTAGCCCCTGTAACCAACCAGTGACCTGGAATATCTTGTGGCCCCTTGGACATTTCTGTTAAGTCCACAATTTTGATCAGTTTCCCTGTTTGGCTTGAGCTATCTCCCTTTTTGTCCTCGGTCTTTTCATTTGATAGTGATGAAGATGACCCATCAGGCTTCTGGGAGGTAGAAGGGGTGGAAGGGCTATGATCCCACACAGACCGTCTTATTGTACATCCTGGTACTTTGGAGAAGAGAAGTTTGAGGTGTAATACGCTTTTGGCACCAAAATCCCAAACGCCAAGCTGTGCCCCTGTTACAATGTGAACGCCAGAAAGGTCGCCAATGCAAATCTCAGTGTGCTCTATTGGTGCAGTGCTTACATGAGAAAAGTTCTTCCACTTGATAGGTTCAAACCAACGGCTGTCTTGCTCCTCAGGACCCTGCCACTTGGGTGCACCTATGGCCATGTGTGCATCCCAGTGAGGTTGAAGAATTTTTGGAAGAGACACTAGGTGTTGCAAATGGATGGCAAGTCGATTTTGCTTGCTGCCTTCTAGGCTAAGTCTAAGCCCAGTGACTGGCTTTCGGCCAACTGTTACCTGCAATATCAAGTAATATTTTGACTTAGCAAGTGAAGAAACACTTGGGATGCTGAAACAGGTAGGGACTTgacaaagtggaaaaaattattatggcTGCCCAGTCCGTCCTatcaattctttaaaaagaTTCTTACATGAATTACAAGATTCTCTCTCAAGCACATCCCAGGAATGACTCATAGAGATAACAAAACAGAAATCACATCTAAGATTATCCgcatttatatttttgttcacTTTCTCTGTTTTTGATGATCACATTCTTGAACTCCCCTAGCAAGATGGGTTTATCTATTGAAAAGGAAGGGATGGAAGGTCACAGAGATCACAAAGCAGAAACCACATCTATCATTATACACTCacatattttcatttcctttcccCATTTTGACTGACTGCATGCTTAAAAGGAGTGTTTATAATAACCATGAAAAATACCTGATCAGGGCTGATATAAAGTTTGGGACCCATCAAGCTGAACTGAAGAGATTGGCATACAGGCTCTTTTCTTTGAAGTTTATTAAGTTCTGGAGCCCAAACTCGAGCTATTTGAAATTCCAAGAAATACTGCAAGTCCTCAATAGGTGGTTTATCTGACCAACATAATAGCAGATAATCAGAAAGtctatattaaaaacaataaaaaaaaagaaaaaaaaaaggaaaacacagcAGCAACTGTACTAATACAACTATTTCTCTTGAAAGAGCCTCCATTCCAAACAGTCAACAAAAAGATTGCTGAGAGAAACGAATCTCTGCAAATTTAGAGATTATCTGACTCGCAATAGTAAAGAGTTCATCAAATCTCTCAAACCATAAAGGTACTTTTCTGTTTTATTGAGGTGAAACACACAATAAAGTCTACTCTCTATCCTGCCTCTCTGCAGAACAGTTGAATAAACTAATTTGAATTGTCAAAGATCTTTGCAACAATTTAATATGTAGCCTTCTAATGCCAACACTATATCAGGCCTCATAAGGTTGTTGTACAACCATCTCAATATCATCAGTACTTTCTGGATAGCAGAGGTTCAGGTATTGGCAGTACAGGAAGCACAAGTTATTTGGCAGTACAGGCAGAACAAGTTATTGTGCAGTCTTCATTACACTTAAACTACCAATTTGACCCAAAAGATTAAGTTGTCAGATAATACTTCAACAATGTATATCAGGCTAAACTCATTAAATCTCAATAAAGTACagttaagttaaaaaaaaataggtttaatcAGAAGATCAATAATATTTACCAAGAAACAACCAGTACCTTTTGAAGTAGGTTTTCtggaaaaaatgtttcaaaCAACTCTAAGGCCTATTCACTTCAAATGATAGTAGATGCTAATACAAATcacagaaaatatttttttttttaggaatccATCATTGAAATAGAATTAAATAGCTACTCAAACCAAAATTCACACTCCAAACCAAAAGGGTAAATGTTAGCTGAGATCTTACACTCCAAGTATAAGTCAACTGCACGGGCCAAATGTTTTAATCCAGGTACGCTATCAAGCAGAGAAACAATGGGAACAAATTTCATGTTAATTACATCTGGTGCCAGTTCTACAGTCTCTGACCACTTTGCATGGCTCTGCTCTAGATCATCACCTCCTCTCCTCCTGAAAATGACTGTAACATCCTGCAGCAAGAAAGAATTCTCTCATATATTCTTGGAAAAGGAATCATCCTCCAAATTGCTTCTCCAGTTTGCTcatcagaaaaataaataaatgagtaaataaacaaaaagtttCTAAATGGCAAGGCAGAACAAAAGCCATTCCATAATACTTTCAGAAGCAATGACAGTATTAAAGCAGGCAGTGCATAATACTAGCCTTGTCCTTGTATTTGAGTGGAGCAGCAGTTGGCTGACTTTTTGGGTCCAGAAACCTCTGGTCTCCAATGTCTTTCACATAGTTCTCAATGTCTGATGATGATAAAGGAGATAAGTGGTGCTGCCTTACATAAACTACATCTCTTCCACCAATAGTTGCAGATGTAACAATGTGGGTgccataattttcaataaagcTGACAAAAGAAAACCAATGAAATTTCAGGTCAGAAACATAATGCTGTCAAGCTCTTGAGATTGATCTAATTACCAGACAGGACACAAAAGCTCTGGGGTAttgcaatttttgaaaaatacagCACTATAAAGAGAGACTGCAAGAATTGCAGCAGAAGAAGTAATTTTGGAGATACATGTAGTTACACTTTCTCCTAGAAAAACTGAGCCTATTTCCATGGGTTTACCAAGATGCCAAAATGTACACAGGTGAACAGATCTACAGGGAACAAGATGCACCATTCAATTGAGCATATGCCCTTGTGCGACTCAAGTAGAAAGAGGTTGGGgtgtgttgaatataatgtatttatagtgtataacctttccttgttaatataggacacatgtatggtagttaggactcctagccccttgtatatatatatatatatatatatatatatatatatatatatatatatatatatttctcaattgtaagtagattatgacattaatgagaattaaggtctttcttctttttctctctctcaacatggtatcagagccaaggaagaaaacctaattctttcctgtttcctgtgtcatcaactccgggaaacctttcggtgaccgtgtttcattccggtcaccttccccatctcccaatactttccggtcagtcAGATCATCGACAGAaaccactcaccgccggcgaactttccgGCGAACTTCCGGCGACacatttttccgacaccgaccataccagaaggagcgcctggaggagatctccaacttttgtgaaggcatcGGCACCAAAAGAGCATCCACGCGTCGTCCACGCGCAGTTTTTCGGCCGgcggctgcatctcacgcgccggcgcgtgagggcgcgtgagaccttttccggcgacgtgcctcctcctccagcttcgcctgacgccgaccagcctccctacctccctggttctcccatccgagccctgcacgtacctcttttggggatttttgtctccgtcggccctccaaacagtctttccgacgaagctccgactactttttctccactctaatccctgcacgtgccttgggaagtgttcttctacctttctggtggtactaCGCCtcgatctgaggccgtctccctttttcggtggtgccacgccgcaatctgaagtcgtattagggctctcttcgatccaaacatacttcattctctagataagtagatatgactactaaaaattccattttttccgctgttatatttggatctcctatgattacttcggataaattggttggcagtgacaattatctttcctggtctgtctctgttgaactttggtttatgggtcaaggatatgaggatcacttgattacacaggaggcagatatccctgaggttgaccgcgtacagtggaggaagatagatgcacagttatgtagtgtattatggcaatcggttgatcccaagattcttcttcatcttcgggcctacaaaacttgttttaaattttggactcaggccaaaggattatatacgaatgatatccagcgtctttataaggtggcttctgctattgtccatatcagccaacaggacttggatctatctacttatattggccagattacctctcttaaggaggagttcttgactgtgatgcctcttactcctgatgttggggctcaacaaacatagcttgacaagttcttcatggttcttactcttattggcctccgtccggatcttgagcctgtccgcgatcagattcttggtagttcatcagttccgtccttggatgatgtgtttgctcgcctcctccgtatctcctccactcagactttgccatttgatagcacttcagattcttctgtgttagtttctcaaactagctctcgaggaggccgcagtggtacccgaggtagaggtcaacatccttattgcacctattgcaataaactttgccacactcgcgatcgttgctatcagttacatggacgacctcctcgcactgcccatgtggcccagtcctctgattctccgctgcctcaacctccgagctcttccgcatctcaggcttctgttgcctctatTGCCCaacctggtaatgcctctgcctgccttacccacacatcttctcttgaaccctggattctagattctggagcttctgatcacttatctggtaataaggatcttttctcctctattactactacctctgctttacctactgttaccttagctaatggttctcaaactgtggctaaaggtattggtttggcccttcctctgccttctctacctttcacttctgtcctttatactcctgaatgtccttttaatcttatttccatcagcaaaatcactcgtactcttaattgctctattaccttttctgataaatttgtgaccttgcaggaccggagtacggggaagacgattggcataggacgtgagtctcaaggcctctatcacctcacctcggattcatctcctgcagtttgcatttccactgatgctcctctcctcattcacaatcgtctgggccaccctagtctctccaagttccagaagatggtccctcatttttccactttatcgtcgcttccgtgtgagtcatgtcagcttgggaaacatactcgtgtctcgttcccaaagcgtttgaataatcgggcaaagtctccttttgagcttgtccacactgatgtttggggtccttgtcggactgcgtctactttaggatttcagtattttgtcactttcattgatgactattctcgatgtacttggttatttttaatgaaaaattgagctgagttattctttattttccagaaattttatgctgaaatccaaacccagttcaatatttctattcgtgtgttacgcagtgacaatgccagggaatatttttcagccccatttactttgtttatgtctcatcatgggattcttcatcagtcttcttgtgctcatactcctcaacaaaatggggtagctgaacgcaagaatcgacatcttgttgagacaactcgtactctcctcctccatagtaatgttccttttcgtttttggggggacgctgttcttaccgcttgttatttgattaatcttatgtcctcctctgtcttacatgattagattcctcactcccttctcttccctgaccaaccactttatttccttcctcctcgtgtctttagttgtacttgctttgttcatattctcactcctggacaggacaagcttttcgccaaagccatgaagtgtctcttcttaggatactccagacttcagaagggttatcgttgttattcccttgagactcatcgatactttatttccgctgatgtcaccttctttgaggactcaccattcttttccaccacttctgagtctcttcctgtttctgaagtcttgcctattctcattgtctccccacctgatgttatgcctcctcgaccacttcaggtttatcatcgtcgccctcgtgtcgttgctcctctctcttttgctgaggcacctgctaaCTCACtccctatcccttcggcttcacctgccccgactctgccttctcctaatgacttacccattgctgttcggaaaggtactcgctctactcgtaatcctcatcctatttacaattttttgagttatcatcgattatcttcaccctattctgcttttgtttctgttatatcctctgtttctcttccaaagagcacccatgaagctctttcccatccaggctggcgacaggcaatggtggatgaaatggttGCTCTGCaatctaatggcacttgggatcttgttgttttaccctctggtaaatctaccgttggctgtcgttgggtctacgcagttaaggttggtcatgatggtcaggttgatcgccttaaggcccgcttagttgctaaaggttatactcaggtttatggttctgattatggtgacacattctctcctgttgccaagattgcttctgtccgtctgcttctctccatggctgccatgtgttcttggcctctttatcaattggatattaaaaatgttttccttcatggtgatcttgccgaggaagtttatatggagcaacctcctggttttgttgctcagggggagtctggtttagtatgcaggttacgctgttctctatatggcttgaaacaatctcctcgagcatggtttggctgttttagttctgttgttcaagagtttggcatgcttcgcagtacagcagaccattcagttttctatcatcataactctttggggcagtgtatttatctagttgtttatgtggacgacatcgtcattacaggcagtgatcaggatggtattcagaaactaaagcaacacctttttacccactttcagaccaaagacttggggaaactcaagtatttcttgggaattgagataacTCAATCCaattctgctgtggtcctttctcaaaggaagtatgctttagacatcttggaagaaaccggtatgttagactgtaaaccggtagacacatctatggatccgaatgtcaaacttgtaccaggacagggggagcctttaggagaccccgggagatatcgacggctcgtaggtaaattgaactatctcaccattactcgtccagacatttcttttcctgtgagtgttgttagtcaattcctacaggcaccatgtgatagccattgggatgccgtaatccgcattcttcgatatatcaaaagtacactaggccaaggtgtgttgtacgagaacagaggtcatactcaggttgttggttacacagatgcagattgggctagctcacccacagatagacgttccacttcagggtactgtgtttttattggaggtaatctaatatcttggaagagtaaaaaacaagatgtagtggtcagatctagcgctgaagccgagtatcgagctatggctttggcaacatgtgaactcatatggttgagacatcttcttcgagagttgagatttggaaaggatgaacagatgaaactcatatgtgataaccaggccg is from Vitis riparia cultivar Riparia Gloire de Montpellier isolate 1030 chromosome 10, EGFV_Vit.rip_1.0, whole genome shotgun sequence and encodes:
- the LOC117923698 gene encoding MACPF domain-containing protein CAD1 translates to MPAKFTHYKVQTAPPPLPPPQHLQSPNPHSKHQYIADCSAHKPLNLSLFVINPHSSALSMDNPSTTTSSSGPNALITTLYNSIQALGRGFDVTSDIRLLYCKGAPGSRPVILDEENTRDLVVSDGVIIPNVSVDIEASRGKRTTESIPVCGFHEMAQHFNELSGISGSIPLGSFNAMFNFTGSWHVDAAATKSLAMVGYYIPLFTVELANSNLVLRDEIKRAVPFTWDPTSLASFIENYGTHIVTSATIGGRDVVYVRQHHLSPLSSSDIENYVKDIGDQRFLDPKSQPTAAPLKYKDKDVTVIFRRRGGDDLEQSHAKWSETVELAPDVINMKFVPIVSLLDSVPGLKHLARAVDLYLEYKPPIEDLQYFLEFQIARVWAPELNKLQRKEPVCQSLQFSLMGPKLYISPDQVTVGRKPVTGLRLSLEGSKQNRLAIHLQHLVSLPKILQPHWDAHMAIGAPKWQGPEEQDSRWFEPIKWKNFSHVSTAPIEHTEICIGDLSGVHIVTGAQLGVWDFGAKSVLHLKLLFSKVPGCTIRRSVWDHSPSTPSTSQKPDGSSSSLSNEKTEDKKGDSSSQTGKLIKIVDLTEMSKGPQDIPGHWLVTGAKLGVDKGKIVLRIKYSLLNY